The Bombus terrestris unplaced genomic scaffold, iyBomTerr1.2, whole genome shotgun sequence genome has a window encoding:
- the LOC125386974 gene encoding uncharacterized protein LOC125386974 — MNFITERLANSLKLNQQKCSVPIGALNTLSTTSKRYITATITSIDGTYERNLTFLIIPTIASWVPNQPVDRSTIQIPRNLQLAGPRFHRPAPIEILLSAGPTLASLCVGQLDISQANGPDLRLQKTRFGWVIGGSPTSQSLAYAFHTSTTALQADLARFWEIDEGPPTARISESERQCEEHFRNHVQRNNEGRYVVALPFNETTPPLGSSKAMAMKRLTSLGRRFQRDKQFEADYHAVIQEYLELGHMTKITTDHCTDDGYFLPHHGVIKESSRTTKLRVVFDGSAPTTTGVSLNDVLHTGPKLQDDIFLILLRFRFHQYVITGDVEKMYRQFLVRPEDRKFQQILWRNSDGEVDIYQLNTVTFGLSAAPYLAIRCLKQLADDEGHRYPRAAMVLQRDFYVDDVLTGAETKNEAQSLRTELIELLKLAGLNIRKWAANDRELLRGLSEQDINDKLLLGESQTFKTLGVVWNSFDDSILYSVKINPTASRITKRTISSEIAKIYDPLGLLAPVIVRAKMLLQRLWTLKLDWDESLPADVHTEWSKYYSQLPLLNNVKFPRKTIIKTAAEIELHGFCDASERAYGACVYLRTIAPDGHVWTRLLTARSKVAPLKSQTIPRLELSGALLLASLATTVLQALPSNISRTVYWTDSTIVLHWINTSPHTLKTFVANRVTEIQQKTHTSDWRHIPTTDNPADLISRGQSPQDFLRSTIWQHGPEWLQQPEKYWPSWNPVPLVEIPEQKKATCLSVTPPDHSLLERYSSWPKLIRIAARCLRWRQKQDRGRPLTTHDLTNAHNKLVKLLQLCYFPDEIRTLRTDRNSAVKGKLHRLNPFLDKDEILRVGGRLSHSPMPFTQKHPIILPKSSVTALIIEHEHLLNLHSGTQATLYALRRSYWPIDGRSQVWSTLKKCVRCCRANPPPVEYVMGDLPAARITESRPFTNVGIDYCGPFYIKERKDRNRRKIKVYVAIFVCLAVKAVHLELVTDLTSEAFIAALRRFIARRGFCATIYSDNGTNFVGANNELRELRNLLQSDDHKVRIQSFLADRRIEWHFIPPNSPHFGGLWEAAVKSFKRHLRRVAGNELLTYENLNTLIIEIESILNSRPLTPISSDPNDLLVLTPGHFLIGDALTSFRERDFQDTPSNRLSSWQHIQRIKQHFWRRWHREYLNELNIRNKWSKGSHDIRVGTVVVLREDNVPSMQWPLGRVIKVHPGVDGIIRTATVQTATTTLDRGG, encoded by the coding sequence atgaactttatcaccgaaaggctcgctaactcattaaaactcaatcaacagaaatgttcggtcccaatcggagcaCTCAACACGTTATCGACGACCTCGAAACGCTACATCACGGCCACGATCACCTCTATTGACGGCACATACGAACGCAACTTGACGTTTCTGATCATACCGACTATCGCGTCTTGGGTCCCAAACCAACCCGTAGATCGCTCAACGATACAGATACCTAGGAATCTCCAATTAGCCGGTCCAAGATTCCATAGACCTGCtccgatcgaaatattgttgagcgCCGGACCAACACTAGCATCACTCTGTGTCGGCCAACTTGATATCAGTCAAGCAAACGGGCCCGACTTGCGTCTGCAAAAGACGAGATTCGGATGggtcatcggggggagcccaacctcacaatcattagcatacgcatttcacacctccacgacggctttacaggcggacctcgcccgtttttgggaaatcgacgagggaccgCCCACCGCAAGAATTTCGGAATCGGAACGACAGTGCGAGGAGCACTTTCGAAATCACGTTCAACGCAACAACGAAGGGCGATACGTTGTCGCTCTCCCATTCAACGAAACAACTCCTCCGCTTGGATCTTCGAAAGCCATGGCAATGAAGCGACTCACGTCCCTCGGCCGTCGATTCCAACGAGACAAACAATTCGAAGCCGACTATCACGCCGTAATACAAGAATACTTGGAATTAGGACATATGACGAAGATCACCACGGACCACTGCACGGACGACGGATATTTTCTGCCACATCACGGCGTGATCAAAGAATCCAGCCGGACTACAAAACTCCGAGTTGTGTTTGACGGATCTGCACCAAccaccaccggagtttcattaaacgacgtacttcatacgggaccgaaactacaagacgacatatttcttatccttttaagatttcgttttcatcagtatgtcattacaggcgatgtcgaaaagatgtatcgacaatttcttgtgcgtccagaggatcggaaattccaacaaatcttGTGGCGCAACTCGGACGGAGAAGTGGACATCTATCAACTTAACACAGTGACATTCGGGCTGTCAGCGGCCCCCTACCTAGCCATTCGGTGCCTCAAACAACTGGCAGACGACGAGGGACATCGATACCCACGAGCAGCGATGGTCTTACAGCGAGACTTCTACGTCGACGATGTTCTCACAGGAGCCGAAACAAAGAACGAGGCACAATCACTAAGAACGGAGCTCATAGAATTGCTTAAATTAGCCGGCTTAAACATCCGAAAATGGGCAGCGAACGACCGGGAACTGCTACGAGGACTTTCCGAGCAGGACATAAACGATAAGCTGCTACTAGGCGAATCGCAAACTTTCAAAACTCTGGGTGTTGTTTGGAATTCCTTTGACGATTCGATCCTGTATTCCGTCAAAATCAATCCTACCGCCTCTCGAATTACGAAGAGAACAATCAGCTCCGAAATTGCCAAAATCTACGACCCTCTTGGATTACTGGCACCAGTGATCGTTCGCGCTAAGATGTTGCTCCAACGACTTTGGACTTTAAAACTTGACTGGGACGAATCTCTTCCGGCTGACGTACACACAGAATGGAGCAAATATTATTCACAGCTACCTTTGCTAAATAACGTGAAGTTTCCACGTAAAACTATAATCAAGACTGCAGCGGAAATTGAATTACACGGATTCTGCGACGCCAGCGAAAGGGCGTATGGGGCATGCGTCTACCTTCGCACCATCGCTCCGGATGGTCATGTTTGGACACGACTCCTCACCGCAAGGTCAAAAGTGGCTCCACTCAAATCACAAACCATTCCAAGGCTGGAACTGAGTGGAGCACTTCTTCTCGCATCATTGGCCACTACAGTCCTTCAAGCGTTACCAAGCAACATTTCTCGGACCGTTTACTGGACTGATTCTACAATCGTTTTACACTGGATTAATACATCACCCCATACGCTGAAAACCTTCGTCGCCAATCGTGTGACAGAGATTCAACAAAAGACTCACACCTCAGATTGGCGCCACATTCCCACTACCGATAACCCTGCAGATCTCATATCTCGAGGCCAATCACCCCAAGACTTCCTGCGATCTACCATTTGGCAACATGGACCAGAATGGCTCCAACAACCTGAAAAATACTGGCCGTCGTGGAACCCAGTACCATTAGTTGAAATACCAGAGCAAAAGAAGGCAACATGTCTGTCCGTGACTCCGCCTGACCACAGTCTACTGGAGAGATATTCTTCTTGGCCCAAGCTGATAAGAATTGCCGCTCGTTGCCTCCGATGGAGGCAAAAGCAGGATCGGGGGAGACCTCTAACCACACATGATTTAACCAATGCGCATAACAAATTGGTCAAATTGTTACAACTTTGTTATTTTCCAGATGAAATACGTACTCTCCGCACAGATCGAAATTCTGCAGTGAAGGGGAAGCTGCATCGACTCAATCCATTTCTGGACAAGGACGAGATATTGCGAGTCGGAGGCCGACTCAGTCATTCACCAATGCCCTTCACTCAGAAACACCCAATCATTCTACCCAAATCCTCAGTTACAGCACTCATAATCGAGCATGAACACCTCCTAAATCTCCACTCCGGAACTCAAGCTACCTTATATGCCTTAAGGAGATCTTACTGGCCTATCGACGGCCGTAGTCAAGTTTGGAGCACGCTGAAGAAGTGCGTACGTTGCTGCCGAGCCAATCCACCTCCAGTAGAGTACGTAATGGGCGACCTTCCAGCTGCACGGATAACGGAATCTCGTCCATTtacgaacgtcggaatcgattattgcggaccgttctacatcaaggaacgaaaggatcgcaaccgacgaaaaatcaaggtatatgTAGCAATCTTCGTATGCCTTGCAGTTAAAGCAGTCCACCTCGAGCTGGTCACCGATCTCACTAGCGAGGCCTTCATTGCTGCTCTGCGAAGATTCATCGCTCGCCGAGGATTCTGTGCAACAATTTATTCTGACAACGGCACCAACTTCGTTGGCGCCAACAATGAATTACGAGAGCTCCGAAACCTCCTGCAGTCCGACGATCATAAGGTAAGGATTCAGTCCTTTTTAGccgatcgacgaatcgaatgGCACTTCATTCCTCCCAACTCACCTCACTTCGGCGGGCTGTGGGAGGCTGCGGTGAAGTCCTTCAAACGACATCTCAGACGTGTCGCAGGTAACGAGCTCTTAACATACGAAAATTTGAACACACTGATCATTGAAATCGAGTCTATCCTCAACTCCCGTCCTCTGACTCCAATATCATCTGACCCAAACGATCTTCTTGTCCTTACTCCCGGTCACTTCCTCATCGGAGATGCACTAACAAGCTTTCGAGAACGAGATTTCCAGGATACTCCATCCAATCGTCTCTCCAGCTGGCAACATATTCAAAGGATCAAACAACATTTCTGGCGCCGTTGGCATCGAGAATACCTGAACGAGCTGAACATCCGAAATAAATGGAGCAAGGGCAGTCACGACATCCGAGTAGGCACCGTAGTAGTcctcagggaggataacgtaccatccatgcaatggcctttgggccgcgtgatcaaggtccatccaggagtcgacggaatcatacggaccgccaccgtgcagacggcaacaactaccctggatcgtggcg